A region from the uncultured Holophaga sp. genome encodes:
- the hcp gene encoding hydroxylamine reductase, giving the protein MSMFCFQCQETARNTGCSVRGVCGKKPDTANLQDLLVYNLKGIAVLEELAMAQRPLHKATGLFLVQSLFITITNANFDNVRITAQITEALRLKKALLEELGVEAGLPDAATWLGPESEYATKAEGVGVLQDTHEDIRSLKALVTYGVKGVAAYADHAAMLDREDEGIYGFVVKALAALTKDLGADELVGLTLKTGECAVNTMALLDAANTGTYGKPEATQVALGVRKNPGILVSGHDLRDLSDLLEQTQGTGVDVYTHSEMLPAHAYPAFKKYSNLAGNYGSSWWLQDKEFGTFNGPILMTTNCIVPVRPSYQNRIFTSGMAGYEGIPHIADRPAGGRKDFSAIIALAKTCPPPTELETGTLTVGFAHDQILALADKVVEAVKSGAVKRFVVMGGCDARQSARTYFTDVAKALPQDSIILTAGCAKYRYNKLPLGDIGGIPRVLDAGQCNDSYSLALVALKLKEVFGLEDINQLPISFDIAWYEQKAVAVLLALLFLGVKGIRLGPTLPGFLSPNVAKVLVEKFDLKLIGTPEGDVAAIVAGS; this is encoded by the coding sequence GGCCCCTGCACAAGGCCACGGGGCTCTTCCTGGTCCAGTCCCTCTTCATCACCATCACCAACGCAAACTTCGATAACGTGCGCATCACAGCCCAGATCACCGAGGCCCTCAGGCTCAAGAAGGCCCTGTTGGAGGAGCTGGGCGTCGAGGCGGGCCTTCCCGACGCGGCCACCTGGCTCGGGCCCGAGTCGGAGTACGCCACCAAGGCTGAGGGGGTGGGGGTGCTGCAAGATACCCACGAGGACATCCGCTCGCTGAAGGCCCTGGTGACTTACGGCGTGAAGGGGGTGGCGGCCTACGCCGACCACGCCGCCATGCTGGACCGGGAGGACGAGGGCATCTACGGCTTCGTGGTCAAGGCCCTGGCTGCCCTCACCAAGGACCTGGGGGCCGACGAGCTGGTGGGCCTCACCCTGAAGACCGGCGAGTGCGCGGTGAACACCATGGCCCTGCTGGATGCGGCCAACACCGGCACCTACGGCAAGCCCGAGGCCACCCAGGTGGCCCTGGGGGTGCGGAAGAATCCGGGCATCCTGGTGTCCGGACATGACCTGCGCGACCTCTCGGACCTCCTGGAGCAGACCCAGGGCACCGGGGTGGATGTCTACACCCACAGCGAGATGCTCCCGGCCCACGCCTACCCGGCCTTCAAGAAGTATTCGAACCTGGCGGGCAACTACGGCAGCTCCTGGTGGCTCCAGGACAAGGAGTTCGGGACCTTCAACGGCCCCATCCTCATGACCACCAACTGCATCGTGCCCGTGCGTCCCAGCTACCAGAACCGGATCTTCACCTCGGGCATGGCGGGCTATGAGGGCATTCCCCACATCGCGGATCGCCCCGCCGGGGGGCGCAAAGACTTCAGCGCCATCATCGCCCTGGCCAAGACCTGCCCGCCTCCCACAGAGCTGGAGACCGGCACCCTCACCGTGGGCTTCGCCCATGACCAGATCCTGGCCCTGGCGGACAAGGTCGTGGAGGCGGTGAAGAGCGGAGCCGTGAAGCGCTTCGTGGTGATGGGGGGCTGCGATGCCCGCCAGAGCGCCCGCACCTACTTCACGGATGTGGCCAAGGCCCTGCCACAGGACAGCATCATCCTCACCGCGGGCTGCGCCAAGTACCGCTACAACAAGCTGCCCCTGGGCGACATCGGAGGCATTCCCAGGGTTCTGGATGCCGGGCAGTGCAACGACAGCTACTCCCTGGCCCTGGTGGCCCTCAAGCTCAAGGAGGTCTTCGGGCTGGAGGACATCAACCAGCTGCCCATCTCCTTCGACATCGCCTGGTACGAGCAGAAGGCCGTGGCGGTGCTGCTGGCCCTGCTCTTCCTGGGGGTGAAGGGCATCCGCCTGGGGCCCACGCTTCCGGGCTTCCTCTCCCCCAACGTCGCCAAGGTGCTGGTGGAGAAGTTTGATCTGAAGCTGATCGGGACGCCTGAAGGGGATGTGGCAGCCATCGTGGCAGGCAGCTAA
- a CDS encoding glycogen/starch/alpha-glucan phosphorylase, whose translation MCPSPVRIPQPDPGAMDPDAIIQSFAHQMMYGVAKDQYNAQPLDAYHALALAVRDRLMERWFRTQNAYYHQNVKRVYYLSLEFLMGRTLRNNILNLGAEGAYAEAMQALGFRLEDLEQQERDAGLGNGGLGRLAACILDAAATLQLPFYGYGIRYEFGIFQQRIVDGHQVESPDPWLRYGNPWEIPRPDAIFPVHFYGHTHGHIDGDGNYHVEWRDTQDVWAMAYDTPIAGFRNGTVNTLRLWSAKSSREFDLGLFNAGDYARSVEDKTRSENISKVLYPADDQSAGKELRLKQQYFFVSATLQDVVRRFKKRTRSRWEELPDRVAIQLNDTHPALAVPELMRVLVDQEGLDWELAWSITQAVCAYTNHTVLPEALEVWPMELWRRLLPRHAEIVEEIDRRFRLTVRQRYPFDDAKLQRLAIVEDGHSVRMANLAIVGSHSVNGVAGLHTEILKSSTFAEMDALFPGRINNKTNGITPRRWLHQCNPRLSALITEAIGEGWVTHLEELHRLAPFAGDAGFRDRWRAAKLAAKADLAQTGERDGSFRLDPERLFDVQVKRIHEYKRQLLNLLHVAVLWNRLRDGVDIGAPRSVILAGKAAPAYWVAKQIIHLTCVLSRAIQADPRACGHLEVAFVPNYGVSLAERIFPASELSQQISTAGMEASGTGNMKAALNGAITLGTLDGANIEILEEVGGENMLIFGHKAHEIVALRDAGYQPWTWIHANPELAGAIRTLETLEGGIFSDLARMLRGSDHYCHCADFPSYLEAQAEASRRYTQPEVWTAQSILNVAGMGRFSIDRTVAEYAREIWQVDPVRIPSPGA comes from the coding sequence ATGTGCCCCAGCCCTGTCCGCATCCCCCAGCCCGATCCCGGCGCCATGGACCCGGATGCCATCATCCAGTCCTTCGCTCACCAGATGATGTACGGCGTCGCCAAGGACCAGTACAACGCCCAGCCACTGGATGCCTACCATGCCCTGGCCCTGGCGGTGCGGGACCGGCTCATGGAGCGTTGGTTCCGGACCCAGAACGCCTACTATCACCAGAACGTGAAGCGGGTGTACTACCTCTCTCTGGAGTTCCTCATGGGACGGACCCTGCGGAACAACATCCTGAACCTGGGAGCGGAGGGGGCCTATGCCGAAGCCATGCAGGCCCTGGGCTTCCGACTGGAGGACCTGGAGCAGCAGGAGCGGGATGCCGGCCTGGGCAACGGCGGTCTGGGGCGTCTGGCTGCCTGCATCCTGGATGCGGCGGCCACCCTGCAGCTCCCCTTTTATGGATACGGAATCCGCTACGAGTTCGGCATCTTCCAGCAGAGGATCGTGGACGGCCACCAGGTGGAATCCCCGGATCCCTGGCTGCGCTATGGGAATCCCTGGGAGATCCCACGCCCCGACGCCATCTTCCCGGTCCACTTCTACGGCCACACCCACGGGCACATCGACGGGGATGGCAATTACCACGTCGAGTGGCGGGACACTCAGGATGTCTGGGCCATGGCCTACGACACCCCCATCGCCGGGTTCCGCAACGGCACCGTGAACACCCTCCGCCTCTGGTCGGCCAAGTCGAGCAGAGAGTTCGACCTGGGGCTCTTCAATGCCGGGGACTACGCCCGTTCAGTGGAGGACAAGACCCGCTCCGAGAACATCTCCAAGGTCCTGTATCCCGCCGATGACCAGAGCGCCGGCAAGGAACTCCGGCTCAAGCAGCAGTATTTCTTCGTCTCGGCGACCCTTCAGGATGTCGTGCGGCGATTCAAGAAGCGCACCCGGTCCCGCTGGGAGGAGCTGCCCGACCGGGTGGCCATCCAGCTCAACGACACCCATCCTGCCTTGGCGGTCCCGGAGCTCATGCGCGTACTGGTGGACCAGGAGGGCCTGGACTGGGAGCTGGCCTGGTCCATCACCCAGGCGGTCTGTGCTTACACCAACCACACGGTACTGCCGGAGGCCCTGGAGGTCTGGCCCATGGAGCTCTGGCGCCGCCTGCTCCCCCGCCACGCTGAGATCGTAGAGGAGATCGACCGCCGTTTCCGTCTGACGGTGCGCCAACGCTACCCCTTCGATGATGCCAAGCTCCAGCGTCTCGCCATCGTGGAGGATGGGCACAGCGTGCGCATGGCCAACCTCGCCATTGTGGGCAGCCACTCGGTGAACGGCGTGGCCGGACTCCATACGGAGATCCTCAAGTCCTCCACCTTCGCCGAGATGGATGCGCTCTTCCCCGGGCGCATCAACAACAAGACCAACGGCATCACGCCGCGCCGCTGGCTCCACCAGTGCAATCCACGCCTCTCGGCCCTGATCACGGAAGCCATCGGGGAAGGTTGGGTCACCCACCTGGAGGAGCTGCACCGACTGGCTCCCTTCGCCGGGGACGCCGGCTTCCGGGACCGCTGGCGGGCTGCCAAGCTGGCCGCCAAGGCCGATCTGGCGCAGACCGGCGAGCGGGACGGCAGCTTCCGCCTGGATCCAGAGCGGCTCTTCGATGTGCAGGTCAAACGGATCCACGAGTACAAGCGCCAGCTCCTGAACCTCCTCCATGTGGCCGTCCTCTGGAACCGACTGAGGGATGGGGTGGACATCGGGGCGCCCCGCAGCGTCATCCTGGCGGGCAAGGCGGCTCCGGCCTACTGGGTTGCCAAGCAGATCATCCACCTCACCTGCGTCCTGTCCCGTGCCATCCAGGCGGATCCCCGGGCCTGCGGACATTTGGAGGTCGCCTTCGTTCCCAACTACGGGGTCTCCCTGGCAGAGCGGATCTTCCCGGCCAGTGAGCTCTCCCAGCAGATCTCCACCGCCGGCATGGAGGCCTCCGGCACGGGGAACATGAAGGCCGCCCTCAACGGGGCCATCACCCTGGGCACCCTTGATGGGGCCAACATTGAGATCCTGGAGGAGGTGGGCGGGGAGAACATGCTCATCTTCGGCCACAAGGCCCATGAGATCGTGGCCCTGCGCGACGCCGGCTACCAGCCCTGGACCTGGATCCATGCGAACCCCGAGCTGGCAGGCGCCATCCGGACCCTGGAGACCCTGGAGGGTGGCATCTTCTCCGACCTCGCCAGGATGCTCCGCGGCTCCGATCATTACTGCCATTGCGCAGACTTCCCCTCCTACCTGGAAGCCCAGGCGGAGGCCTCCCGCCGTTACACCCAGCCCGAGGTATGGACTGCCCAGTCCATCCTCAATGTGGCGGGCATGGGCAGGTTCTCCATCGACCGCACTGTGGCGGAATACGCACGGGAGATCTGGCAGGTCGACCCCGTCAGGATCCCTTCGCCCGGGGCCTGA
- a CDS encoding MoaD/ThiS family protein — protein sequence MVTVLCFARYRELLGFDRCEFSLGTARTLGTLLDDARFAALPKDALLAVNRAFADRTKELNEGDEVALMPPVSGG from the coding sequence ATGGTGACTGTGCTCTGCTTTGCCCGATATCGCGAACTCCTGGGCTTCGACCGCTGTGAGTTCTCCCTGGGGACCGCCCGGACCCTGGGGACCTTGCTGGATGACGCCCGTTTCGCCGCTCTGCCCAAGGATGCGCTCCTGGCGGTGAACCGTGCTTTTGCGGACCGCACAAAGGAACTCAACGAGGGCGATGAGGTGGCCCTCATGCCCCCTGTCAGCGGCGGCTGA
- a CDS encoding protein kinase, which produces MPRPLLMVLDGGTLRTPAFESAFASAGWEVAWVESRSLDGHALDSRPDTVLVAVPANPAASARMRTLRGRDPRLPYLVVGPGLLAPDLGSPAGRLDPFAGPERWVQSLKPHRGPVPMEDTKFTSEDLFGDIVADLEAGDEPDFLRATPTPAPPQTSPAPLPVGVPEAQGLPDLFESLLGPPDQVAPKAAPLSDDFTLSGFSGIRDPFAMPEAERPGMPAHAPGSPHPAPTLVPPSGEPGNPEEFGNYYLLEKIAVGGMAELFKARQRGVHDFQKIVAIKRILPHLSDNDEFVRMFIDEAKLAAQLTHPNIVQIFDLGRAGGFYYIAMEYVDGKDLRSILRKVREFHLPLPERVAAYVVMRVANALDYAHRKRGMDDKELRLVHRDVSPQNILISSEGAVKLVDFGIAKAATKSTQTMAGALKGKLLYMSPEQALGQSLDSRSDIYSLGLVLFELLTGERCFQADSELGVLEKVRLGKVTDIRAINPDISAGMVAILDKALQKNLDFRYTSARALEIELKDLCLSQGGEPTEHEVAEFMSLLLRGAQEPLQRLIASRFAPVAKPEVFSQGPVAPAPRLPAPVPSPAPAPTLPGDRQGGPRWMIVLLVVVILAIVGFLLWVLL; this is translated from the coding sequence ATGCCACGCCCCCTGTTGATGGTCCTGGATGGAGGAACCCTCCGGACGCCAGCCTTCGAGTCGGCCTTCGCCTCTGCAGGCTGGGAGGTGGCATGGGTGGAGAGCCGTTCCCTGGACGGGCACGCCTTGGATTCCCGTCCCGATACCGTCCTGGTGGCCGTTCCGGCCAATCCTGCCGCCAGCGCCCGCATGCGGACCCTGAGGGGGCGGGATCCCCGCTTGCCCTACCTAGTGGTGGGGCCCGGGCTCCTCGCACCGGATCTGGGGAGCCCCGCTGGCCGCCTGGATCCCTTTGCGGGCCCCGAACGCTGGGTCCAGAGCCTGAAGCCCCATCGGGGCCCGGTACCCATGGAAGACACCAAGTTCACCTCCGAGGACCTCTTCGGGGATATCGTGGCCGATCTTGAAGCCGGGGACGAGCCGGACTTCCTCCGGGCCACCCCCACTCCGGCCCCCCCTCAGACCTCCCCGGCCCCCCTGCCGGTCGGGGTCCCCGAGGCCCAGGGGCTGCCGGACCTCTTCGAGTCCCTGCTGGGCCCCCCCGATCAGGTGGCACCCAAGGCCGCCCCGCTCTCGGACGACTTCACCCTGAGCGGCTTCTCGGGAATCCGCGATCCCTTCGCCATGCCCGAGGCTGAGCGCCCCGGCATGCCCGCCCATGCGCCCGGCAGCCCCCACCCCGCTCCAACCCTGGTCCCGCCCTCCGGGGAGCCGGGGAATCCCGAAGAGTTCGGCAACTACTACCTTCTCGAGAAGATCGCCGTTGGGGGCATGGCTGAGCTCTTCAAGGCCCGTCAGCGGGGCGTCCACGACTTCCAGAAGATCGTCGCCATCAAGCGGATCCTGCCCCACCTATCGGACAACGACGAGTTCGTCCGGATGTTCATCGATGAGGCCAAGCTGGCTGCCCAGCTCACCCACCCGAACATCGTCCAGATCTTCGACCTGGGGCGGGCCGGGGGCTTCTACTACATCGCCATGGAATATGTGGACGGCAAGGACCTCCGGAGCATCCTTCGGAAGGTTCGGGAGTTCCACCTTCCCCTTCCTGAGCGGGTGGCGGCCTACGTCGTGATGCGGGTGGCCAATGCCCTCGACTATGCTCACCGCAAGCGGGGCATGGATGACAAGGAACTGCGCCTCGTCCATCGTGATGTGAGCCCCCAGAACATCCTGATCTCCAGCGAGGGGGCGGTGAAGCTGGTGGACTTCGGCATTGCCAAGGCTGCCACCAAGAGCACCCAGACCATGGCCGGAGCCCTCAAGGGCAAGCTGCTCTACATGAGCCCTGAGCAGGCCCTCGGCCAGTCCCTGGACAGCCGATCCGACATTTACAGCCTGGGGTTGGTGCTCTTCGAACTCCTCACCGGCGAGCGCTGCTTCCAGGCCGACAGCGAACTGGGAGTCCTTGAGAAGGTCCGCCTCGGCAAGGTGACGGACATCCGTGCCATCAATCCCGACATCTCCGCGGGGATGGTGGCGATTCTCGACAAGGCCCTCCAGAAGAACCTCGACTTCCGCTACACCTCGGCCAGGGCCCTGGAGATCGAGCTCAAGGACCTCTGCCTCTCCCAGGGAGGGGAACCCACGGAACATGAGGTGGCCGAATTCATGAGCCTCCTGCTCAGGGGGGCCCAGGAACCCCTGCAGCGCCTCATCGCCTCCCGCTTCGCTCCAGTGGCCAAGCCGGAGGTCTTCTCCCAGGGGCCGGTCGCGCCAGCGCCCCGATTACCCGCTCCGGTGCCCTCTCCTGCGCCTGCCCCCACCCTGCCGGGGGACCGGCAGGGTGGACCCCGTTGGATGATCGTGCTGCTGGTGGTCGTGATCCTGGCCATCGTCGGCTTCCTCCTCTGGGTCCTGCTCTGA
- the rpsU gene encoding 30S ribosomal protein S21 — MPLVKVKEDETFENALRRFKRKCEKSGIMSELKKRQHYEKPSAKRKRKMLAARKKTLKRLAQERRVMG; from the coding sequence ATGCCTTTGGTTAAAGTCAAAGAAGACGAGACGTTCGAGAACGCGCTCCGTCGCTTCAAGCGCAAGTGCGAGAAGTCTGGCATCATGAGCGAGCTCAAGAAGCGCCAGCACTACGAGAAGCCGAGCGCCAAGCGCAAGCGGAAGATGCTTGCCGCCCGCAAGAAGACCCTCAAGCGCCTGGCCCAAGAGCGCCGGGTGATGGGTTGA
- a CDS encoding Smr/MutS family protein: MSPDLSSELEAIEFPTLCRLVAGGARTRQGRDVLGRLGPWDGRAPLRRLRQRELGPLWEQHPASLPVVAFDEAADELLSPAGWPQPEHWRQLREGLAAMDRLLKATAALVWPMETPVEPGTHPEIDLLQITAAVLPDPGPIQEQLARCFTEEGVLDPLRVPALAELHRNRQRCYQAVQQRLQKLLREVPEAFQEMNIVERNGRFCLPVRTERRGSVPGLVLDRSSSGATVFLEPFEVVQANNDLVEAEAEYAQAVTAFLRELLEQLRARRPDFIAWQAFQGEVDEILALLRWQRLCEGLLPDLGESRFHLLEGRHPLLLPAVRSALDLEALGHDAVPLSLELDQTRPGLVISGSNTGGKTVVLKTVGLLATLAQSGCAIPARPGTEIPRLSTLHADIGDHQTLIGSLSTFSSHILHLKRILGQAKSGGLVLLDELGTGTDPREGAALGIALLQALSRRKCWVLCSTHLGDISQWALRHERFQNASVQFDEERLAPTYRLLVGMPGQSRALTIASKLGLPAFILEHAEKVLGRREQDWRDFLRQLEAERTRLLEESDELARQQAAMEKDRRILAEREEALRNQQEKFQRDSKEKLQRVLDFVDHESRRLVKELKEKQRQTEIQNPDRIGTETRERVKTIEQIARTEMAPLAAPIRPRTEVAELRVGGWARHRGLGVEGRVLTLKGDRVTLQSAQGRRLEARAGELEPIFRAEAEQAQRQGKVRVRAESLSIESELNLIGRASDDIDYEVHRFVEEALASGARFIRIVHGQGTGRLKAAVRSALGGHPSIARVEDAPQAQGGSGATVITLK, translated from the coding sequence ATGAGCCCCGATCTCTCCAGCGAGCTTGAAGCCATCGAGTTTCCCACCCTGTGCAGGCTGGTGGCGGGAGGAGCCCGGACCCGGCAGGGGCGGGATGTCCTCGGCAGGCTGGGTCCCTGGGATGGCCGTGCGCCCCTCCGCCGTCTCCGGCAGCGGGAGCTGGGGCCCCTCTGGGAGCAGCATCCGGCCAGCCTGCCCGTGGTGGCCTTCGACGAGGCGGCGGACGAGCTGCTCAGTCCCGCGGGCTGGCCCCAGCCCGAACACTGGCGCCAGCTCCGGGAAGGTCTGGCCGCCATGGACCGGCTGTTGAAGGCCACCGCGGCCCTGGTCTGGCCGATGGAGACCCCGGTGGAACCCGGGACCCATCCCGAGATCGACCTTCTCCAGATCACGGCCGCCGTGCTGCCGGACCCAGGCCCCATCCAGGAACAGCTGGCACGCTGTTTCACCGAAGAGGGCGTCCTGGACCCCCTGCGGGTCCCGGCCCTGGCGGAACTCCACCGAAACCGCCAGCGCTGCTACCAAGCGGTCCAACAGAGGCTCCAGAAGCTGCTGCGGGAGGTGCCCGAGGCCTTCCAGGAGATGAACATCGTGGAGCGGAACGGGCGCTTCTGCCTGCCGGTGCGGACCGAACGGCGGGGCTCGGTGCCGGGGCTGGTGCTGGACCGCTCCTCCAGCGGGGCCACGGTCTTCCTGGAACCCTTCGAAGTGGTCCAGGCCAACAACGATCTGGTGGAAGCCGAGGCCGAATATGCCCAGGCCGTGACAGCATTCCTCCGGGAGCTGCTGGAGCAGCTCAGGGCCCGCCGTCCGGACTTCATCGCCTGGCAGGCCTTCCAGGGCGAGGTGGACGAGATCCTGGCTCTGCTCCGCTGGCAGCGCCTCTGCGAGGGTCTGCTGCCCGACCTGGGTGAGTCCCGCTTCCACCTGCTGGAGGGACGCCACCCCCTGCTCCTTCCGGCGGTCCGCTCCGCCCTGGACCTGGAGGCCCTGGGCCACGACGCGGTCCCCCTCAGCCTGGAGCTGGACCAGACCCGGCCTGGCTTGGTGATCTCCGGGTCCAACACCGGTGGCAAGACCGTGGTGCTGAAGACCGTGGGGCTTCTGGCCACCCTGGCCCAGTCCGGCTGCGCCATCCCCGCCCGTCCGGGTACCGAAATCCCGCGCCTCTCGACCCTCCACGCCGACATCGGCGACCACCAGACCCTGATCGGGAGCCTGAGCACCTTCTCCAGCCACATCCTCCACCTGAAGCGGATCCTCGGGCAGGCCAAGAGCGGCGGTCTGGTGCTCCTGGATGAGCTGGGCACCGGCACCGACCCCCGGGAGGGCGCAGCCCTGGGCATCGCCCTGCTCCAGGCCCTCTCGCGCCGGAAGTGCTGGGTCCTCTGCTCCACCCACCTGGGCGATATCAGCCAGTGGGCCCTGCGCCACGAGCGCTTCCAGAACGCCTCGGTGCAGTTCGACGAGGAGCGGCTCGCCCCCACCTACCGGCTGTTGGTGGGTATGCCGGGTCAGAGCCGGGCCCTGACCATCGCCTCCAAGTTGGGCCTGCCCGCCTTCATCCTGGAACACGCAGAGAAGGTGCTGGGGCGCCGCGAGCAGGACTGGCGGGACTTCCTGCGCCAGCTGGAGGCCGAGCGCACCCGCCTCCTGGAGGAGTCCGACGAGCTGGCCCGCCAGCAGGCGGCCATGGAGAAGGACCGGCGGATCCTCGCAGAGCGGGAGGAGGCCCTGCGGAACCAGCAGGAGAAGTTCCAACGGGACTCGAAAGAGAAGCTGCAGCGCGTTCTCGACTTCGTGGACCACGAATCCAGGCGCCTGGTGAAGGAGCTGAAGGAGAAGCAACGGCAGACGGAGATCCAGAACCCGGACCGGATCGGTACGGAGACCCGCGAACGGGTGAAGACCATCGAGCAGATCGCCCGGACGGAGATGGCCCCCCTGGCCGCCCCCATCCGGCCCCGGACCGAGGTGGCCGAGCTCAGGGTCGGCGGCTGGGCCCGCCATCGGGGGTTGGGGGTGGAGGGCCGGGTGCTCACGCTCAAGGGGGACCGGGTCACCCTCCAGAGCGCCCAGGGCCGCCGGCTGGAGGCCAGGGCCGGAGAGCTGGAGCCGATCTTCCGGGCCGAGGCGGAACAGGCCCAACGTCAGGGCAAGGTCCGGGTGAGGGCCGAGAGCCTCTCCATCGAGAGCGAGCTGAACCTCATCGGTCGGGCCTCCGACGACATCGACTACGAGGTGCACCGATTCGTGGAGGAGGCCCTGGCCTCCGGGGCCCGCTTCATCCGGATCGTGCACGGTCAGGGAACCGGCAGGCTCAAGGCAGCGGTGCGCTCAGCCCTCGGGGGCCATCCCTCCATCGCGAGGGTCGAAGACGCCCCCCAGGCCCAGGGGGGCTCGGGCGCGACGGTCATCACCCTCAAGTAG